One Pirellulales bacterium genomic region harbors:
- a CDS encoding aminodeoxychorismate/anthranilate synthase component II has product MSILLIDNYDSFVHNLARYFERLGQSTHAVRNDAIDVAGVRRLRPAVVVLSPGPCTPREAGCSLDLVRELYRELPILGICLGHQAIAEAFGANIVRAREPVHGRASQVRHGERGIFTGLPNPLVVGRYHSLVVDPATLPAELEITATTTDGAVMALAHRELPLVGLQFHPESILTEHGYELLAAYLQTCGIASRSPRPAMRDERPETAPAPFVLPQHPVTF; this is encoded by the coding sequence ATGTCCATTCTGCTGATCGATAACTACGATAGCTTCGTCCACAACCTGGCGCGCTACTTCGAGCGGTTGGGTCAGTCGACGCACGCGGTCAGGAACGACGCGATCGATGTCGCCGGCGTGCGGCGGTTGCGTCCTGCCGTGGTGGTGCTTTCTCCCGGTCCTTGCACGCCGCGCGAAGCGGGCTGTTCGCTCGACCTCGTGCGCGAGCTGTACCGGGAGCTGCCGATCCTGGGGATCTGCCTGGGACATCAAGCCATCGCCGAGGCATTCGGCGCGAACATCGTGCGCGCGAGAGAACCGGTACATGGTCGGGCCTCGCAAGTGCGCCACGGCGAACGGGGCATTTTTACCGGCTTGCCCAACCCGCTGGTCGTCGGACGCTATCATTCGCTGGTGGTCGATCCCGCGACGCTGCCGGCAGAGTTGGAGATAACGGCGACGACGACCGACGGCGCCGTCATGGCGCTCGCGCATCGTGAGTTGCCGCTGGTGGGACTACAGTTCCACCCCGAATCGATCCTTACTGAGCACGGTTACGAATTGCTGGCGGCCTATTTGCAGACGTGCGGGATCGCATCGCGCAGCCCGCGCCCCGCGATGCGCGACGAGCGGCCAGAAACGGCGCCGGCCCCCTTCGTGTTGCCGCAACACCCGGTGACCTTCTAG
- a CDS encoding glycosyltransferase family 4 protein — MRALALIEAPNHVCYRYRIEAYAPALAARGWTLESLPLDPQTFARNRQLREAASYDVVILQRKLLPLWQLRLLRKAARVLIYDFDDALFHRDSYARKGPSSVTRLAHFWATIYAADAVIAGNAYLAEQASAYVVPERVHLLPTCVTPSLYSPARHERRGAAARLVWIGQHSTLPCLDHASEQLSAAAEQLPGLRLHVVSNRFPVIQGPRVVERPWSAMTETAELAGCDIGISWLPDDPWSRGKCGLKVLQYMAAGLPVVANPLGMNREMVLEGQTGLLASTPREWAAAIARLANDPALRARLGAAGRRLVEEQYSAQSWGERFAGLLEQVWHDSHHPSPTAELFEPVS; from the coding sequence ATGCGGGCATTGGCCCTGATCGAGGCCCCCAACCACGTTTGCTATCGCTACCGGATCGAGGCGTACGCCCCGGCGCTGGCCGCGCGCGGCTGGACGCTCGAATCACTGCCGCTCGATCCGCAGACATTCGCCCGCAACCGTCAGTTGCGCGAAGCCGCCTCCTACGACGTCGTCATACTGCAGCGCAAGTTGCTGCCGTTGTGGCAACTGCGCCTGTTGCGCAAGGCCGCGCGCGTCCTGATCTACGACTTCGACGATGCGCTGTTCCATCGCGACAGCTACGCCCGCAAAGGTCCGTCGAGCGTCACTCGGCTCGCACACTTCTGGGCCACGATCTACGCCGCCGATGCGGTGATCGCGGGCAACGCCTACCTGGCCGAACAGGCCTCGGCCTACGTCGTGCCCGAGCGCGTGCATCTGTTGCCCACATGCGTAACTCCCAGTCTCTACTCGCCGGCAAGACACGAGCGCCGCGGCGCCGCGGCGCGTCTGGTCTGGATCGGTCAGCACAGCACGCTGCCTTGTCTCGACCATGCCTCGGAACAACTGTCCGCCGCCGCCGAGCAGCTTCCCGGCCTGCGGCTGCACGTCGTGTCGAATCGCTTTCCCGTGATCCAGGGTCCGCGCGTCGTCGAACGTCCCTGGTCGGCCATGACCGAAACCGCGGAACTAGCCGGCTGCGATATCGGTATCAGTTGGCTGCCCGACGATCCGTGGAGCCGGGGCAAGTGTGGACTGAAGGTATTGCAATACATGGCGGCGGGCTTGCCCGTGGTGGCCAATCCGCTGGGCATGAACCGCGAAATGGTCCTCGAGGGCCAAACCGGTCTGCTGGCAAGCACGCCGCGTGAATGGGCCGCCGCCATCGCCCGGCTGGCCAACGATCCGGCCCTTCGCGCGCGCTTGGGAGCCGCCGGGCGCCGCCTCGTCGAAGAACAATACTCCGCGCAATCTTGGGGCGAACGCTTTGCCGGGCTGCTGGAGCAGGTGTGGCACGATTCGCACCATCCTTCGCCGACGGCGGAACTCTTCGAGCCGGTTTCATGA
- a CDS encoding SDR family oxidoreductase, with protein sequence MSDVAEFQLAGQTAVVTGSSSGIGRAIALELARCGADVVVHARRSREGAEQTAAEIRQSGRQSQVFMADLAEPAEQDRLAEEAWQWRGSLDIWINCAGVDLLTGEATRWTFEQKLEALWRVDVTASLRLAREVGRRMKARGRGVLLNIGWDQADHGMAGDSGELFGASKGAVMAHTKSLALSLAPEVRINCLAPGWIKTSWGETASAAWQERAKREAQLGRWGEPSDVARTARFLVSEESSFVTGQVWAVNGGFQES encoded by the coding sequence ATGTCTGACGTTGCCGAATTTCAACTCGCCGGGCAAACTGCCGTGGTGACCGGTTCATCGAGCGGCATCGGACGCGCGATCGCGCTCGAACTGGCCCGCTGCGGCGCCGACGTCGTCGTACACGCCCGGCGCTCGCGCGAAGGGGCCGAACAGACGGCGGCGGAGATTCGCCAGTCCGGCCGCCAGTCGCAGGTCTTCATGGCCGATCTTGCCGAACCGGCCGAGCAAGACCGCCTGGCGGAGGAGGCGTGGCAGTGGCGCGGCTCGCTCGATATCTGGATCAACTGTGCCGGCGTCGATCTGTTGACGGGCGAGGCCACGCGCTGGACGTTCGAGCAAAAGCTCGAGGCGCTGTGGCGCGTCGACGTCACGGCGTCGCTGCGGCTGGCGCGTGAGGTGGGGCGCCGCATGAAGGCGCGGGGACGCGGCGTGCTGCTCAACATCGGTTGGGACCAGGCCGATCACGGCATGGCCGGCGACAGCGGCGAATTGTTCGGGGCCTCGAAGGGGGCGGTCATGGCACATACGAAGAGCCTGGCGCTCTCGCTGGCCCCCGAGGTACGCATCAACTGTCTCGCGCCGGGCTGGATCAAGACAAGCTGGGGCGAGACCGCCTCGGCCGCCTGGCAGGAACGCGCGAAGCGCGAAGCACAACTGGGACGCTGGGGCGAACCGAGCGATGTTGCCCGGACCGCGCGGTTCCTGGTCTCCGAGGAATCGAGTTTCGTCACCGGCCAGGTCTGGGCGGTCAACGGCGGCTTCCAAGAATCGTGA
- a CDS encoding DUF447 family protein, whose amino-acid sequence MILEGIVTTENADGSVNVAPMGPTIDDRAATSGDITRLKLRPFPDSTTFANLRRTGRGVFHVVDDVEFLARAAIGRLEQAPRYLPPADGVCHVLTDCCRWYAFEVQAIDEAGQRVTIEAQVTQAGRRRDFVGFHRARYAVLEGAILATRVHVLPAAEIEGELARLAIVVNKTGGAAEQRAFELLRSYVAEKTAAGKATHVGQSVRVVAPSRLHFGLLSFGETRSRQFGGMGAMIDRPGLELLLEPAAAFSATGPLAARIEQFAARVVRRGKFDIPPCRLRLVREPGEHIGLGTGTQLGLAVAAALHAFAGRPLPAAADLAAMVERGLRSAIGVYGFLGGGLIVEAGKLADEVLAPLVSRIALPAEWRFVLVTPQHPPGMAGDAERHAFETLPAVPISTTERLCREILLGMLPAAASGDLTTFGEALYRYNRRAGECFAAAQGGAFAGEQVERLVETIRQQGVSGVGQSSWGPTIFALAAHDDEAQAIVAGLRTKQEWREAEYVIAAPNVGGAKVEFV is encoded by the coding sequence TTGATTCTCGAGGGCATCGTTACCACCGAAAACGCCGATGGCTCGGTGAATGTCGCACCGATGGGCCCGACGATCGACGACCGCGCGGCGACGAGCGGCGACATCACGCGTTTGAAATTGCGACCGTTTCCCGACTCGACGACGTTTGCCAACTTGCGTCGTACCGGTCGCGGCGTCTTTCACGTGGTCGATGACGTCGAGTTCCTCGCCCGCGCCGCGATCGGGCGGCTCGAGCAGGCACCGCGGTACTTGCCGCCTGCGGACGGAGTTTGCCACGTCCTGACCGACTGCTGCCGGTGGTATGCCTTCGAGGTGCAAGCGATCGACGAAGCGGGGCAGCGCGTCACGATCGAGGCACAAGTCACGCAGGCAGGTCGGCGTCGCGATTTCGTCGGTTTTCATCGCGCGCGATACGCCGTGCTCGAGGGGGCGATCCTGGCGACCCGCGTTCACGTCTTGCCGGCGGCCGAGATCGAGGGAGAATTGGCCCGGCTGGCGATCGTCGTCAACAAGACCGGCGGCGCCGCGGAACAACGGGCATTCGAGCTGTTGCGGTCCTACGTCGCGGAAAAAACGGCTGCGGGCAAAGCGACTCACGTGGGGCAGTCGGTGCGCGTGGTGGCGCCGAGCCGGCTTCATTTTGGTCTGCTTTCTTTCGGAGAGACTCGCTCGCGCCAGTTTGGCGGCATGGGGGCCATGATCGATCGCCCTGGCTTGGAACTCTTGCTCGAACCGGCCGCCGCGTTTTCCGCGACGGGACCGCTGGCGGCACGGATCGAGCAGTTCGCGGCGCGGGTCGTGCGGCGTGGAAAGTTTGACATCCCGCCTTGCCGCCTGCGACTCGTGCGCGAGCCAGGGGAGCATATTGGCTTGGGCACCGGGACGCAGTTGGGGCTGGCCGTGGCGGCCGCCTTGCACGCGTTTGCCGGAAGGCCGTTGCCTGCTGCCGCCGACTTGGCGGCCATGGTCGAGCGTGGACTCCGCTCGGCCATTGGCGTGTACGGTTTTCTCGGCGGCGGTCTGATCGTCGAGGCCGGCAAGCTTGCGGACGAAGTCTTGGCGCCGCTCGTATCGCGGATCGCGTTGCCAGCGGAATGGCGTTTCGTCCTGGTCACGCCTCAACATCCCCCAGGCATGGCGGGAGACGCCGAACGACATGCCTTCGAGACGTTGCCCGCCGTGCCAATCTCGACCACCGAGCGTCTTTGCCGCGAGATTTTGTTGGGAATGTTGCCGGCGGCCGCCAGCGGCGATTTGACAACGTTCGGCGAAGCGCTCTATCGCTACAATCGCAGGGCCGGCGAATGCTTTGCCGCGGCGCAAGGGGGTGCCTTCGCGGGTGAGCAGGTCGAGCGGCTCGTCGAGACGATCCGTCAACAGGGGGTGTCGGGCGTCGGTCAAAGCTCGTGGGGCCCGACCATATTTGCTCTAGCGGCTCACGACGACGAGGCGCAAGCCATCGTCGCGGGGCTGCGCACGAAGCAGGAATGGCGCGAGGCCGAGTATGTCATCGCCGCACCGAATGTCGGCGGCGCGAAGGTCGAATTCGTCTAA
- a CDS encoding DUF1570 domain-containing protein, whose product MSFSPGREHRRPPTARSGRRSRAALHGLVSLALAAAGCHALNTKPASTLPLRREHVRDQLIIHSDFDMPERHRLVEELCAQRSDLAVKLMLPTSDEPIHVYLFDKPNEFSAYMRLHYPELGPRRAFFVEGDTRLAVYAQWGDRVAEDLRHEVAHGYLHAVVPNLPLWLDEGLAEYFEVPRGTRGVNRPHVEALLAERAAGTWSPSLQRIEAIHEAGQLQQRDYAEAWAWVHWMLESTPERREQLCRYLQTLRQSGVAPPLSLAIGARSPQAEQELVTHLEWLRGQ is encoded by the coding sequence ATGAGCTTCTCGCCCGGTCGAGAGCACCGACGTCCCCCTACTGCCCGTAGCGGCAGACGTTCGCGCGCCGCGCTGCACGGCCTCGTCTCGCTCGCCCTGGCCGCCGCCGGATGCCACGCGCTCAACACGAAGCCGGCGTCGACCTTGCCGTTGCGCCGCGAGCACGTGCGCGACCAACTGATCATCCACAGCGACTTCGACATGCCGGAACGTCACCGGCTGGTCGAAGAGCTCTGCGCGCAACGCAGCGATCTGGCCGTCAAACTGATGCTGCCCACCTCGGACGAGCCGATCCACGTCTACCTGTTCGACAAACCGAATGAATTCTCGGCCTACATGCGTCTGCACTATCCCGAGTTGGGGCCCCGCCGCGCCTTCTTCGTCGAAGGAGATACGCGTCTGGCGGTCTACGCCCAGTGGGGCGATCGCGTCGCCGAGGACTTGCGGCACGAAGTCGCGCATGGCTATCTGCATGCCGTGGTGCCGAACCTGCCCCTCTGGCTCGACGAAGGCCTGGCCGAATACTTCGAGGTGCCGCGCGGCACGCGGGGCGTGAACCGCCCCCATGTCGAGGCCTTGCTTGCAGAACGGGCGGCCGGCACGTGGAGCCCGTCGCTGCAACGGATCGAAGCCATTCACGAAGCGGGACAACTCCAACAGCGCGACTATGCCGAGGCCTGGGCCTGGGTCCACTGGATGCTCGAATCGACCCCCGAGCGCCGCGAGCAGCTCTGCCGTTACCTGCAGACGCTCCGTCAGTCGGGCGTGGCCCCCCCCTTATCGCTCGCCATCGGCGCCCGTTCTCCCCAGGCAGAGCAGGAGCTCGTCACGCACCTCGAGTGGCTCCGCGGCCAATAG
- a CDS encoding dihydropteroate synthase, protein MPREHLHFVTGRLAEFALRQRLAELAPAVGFDYSIGVLGITVAALMTTEWVAKRLEPPAAATRVILPGYCRGELAIVAEKLRLPVERGPKDLRDLDEFFGQPKRGRAEYGAYDIEILAEINHAPRLRREEIVAAAERLRASGADVIDLGCDPGDTWGGVAEAVRALRDAGHRVSIDSMNTVEIAAAAKAGAELVLSVNHTNRDAASDWGCEVVVLPDVPGTLEGLEETVEQLATAGVRLRVDPILEPIGFGFAASLERYMQVRARMPEAEMMMGIGNLTELTDVDSAGVNVLLLGVCEELGIRSVLTTEVINWARSSVRECDLARRLVYYAVRQRALPKHVEPRLVMLRDTKPHTFGEEALSRLADEIRDHNFRLFVEGGQLHLISAGLHLRGEDPYLLFQEMTSRGNRTLDASHAFYLGYEMAKAVTALTLGKDYRQDEALEWGFLTRAEQSHRARARNKTDEPSSHSSEDSASEDV, encoded by the coding sequence ATGCCGCGCGAGCACCTTCATTTCGTTACCGGTCGACTGGCCGAGTTCGCCCTGAGGCAGCGACTGGCGGAGTTGGCTCCCGCCGTGGGCTTCGACTATTCGATCGGCGTGCTGGGCATCACCGTGGCCGCGCTGATGACGACCGAATGGGTGGCGAAGCGTCTCGAGCCCCCTGCCGCCGCGACGCGGGTCATCTTGCCCGGCTACTGCCGGGGCGAATTGGCCATCGTCGCGGAGAAGCTGCGACTTCCCGTCGAACGCGGGCCCAAGGATCTCCGCGATCTGGACGAATTCTTCGGCCAGCCCAAGCGTGGCCGAGCCGAGTATGGCGCCTACGATATCGAGATCCTGGCCGAGATCAATCACGCCCCCCGGCTGAGACGGGAGGAGATCGTCGCCGCGGCAGAGCGCCTGCGCGCTTCGGGGGCAGACGTGATCGATCTGGGGTGCGATCCCGGCGATACGTGGGGCGGAGTCGCCGAGGCGGTTCGCGCGCTGCGCGACGCCGGGCATCGCGTTTCCATCGACAGTATGAACACGGTCGAGATCGCCGCCGCGGCCAAGGCGGGCGCCGAGCTGGTGCTGTCGGTGAACCACACGAATCGCGATGCCGCGTCCGACTGGGGATGCGAGGTCGTCGTGTTGCCCGACGTGCCGGGCACGCTCGAGGGGCTGGAAGAGACAGTCGAGCAGCTGGCGACAGCGGGCGTGCGCTTGCGCGTCGATCCGATTCTCGAACCGATCGGCTTTGGCTTCGCCGCGAGTCTCGAGCGCTACATGCAGGTGCGCGCGCGAATGCCCGAGGCCGAGATGATGATGGGCATCGGCAATCTCACCGAGCTGACCGACGTCGATTCGGCGGGGGTGAACGTGCTCTTGCTCGGCGTGTGCGAAGAACTGGGCATTCGCAGCGTGTTGACGACCGAAGTGATCAATTGGGCTCGCAGTTCGGTGCGCGAATGCGATCTCGCGCGGCGCCTGGTGTATTACGCGGTGCGTCAGCGTGCGCTCCCCAAGCATGTCGAGCCACGGCTGGTCATGTTGCGCGATACGAAACCGCACACCTTCGGCGAGGAGGCGCTCTCGCGGTTGGCTGACGAGATTCGCGATCACAACTTTCGGCTCTTTGTCGAAGGGGGCCAGTTACACCTGATTTCCGCCGGCCTGCACCTGCGCGGCGAAGACCCCTACCTGCTGTTTCAGGAAATGACGTCGCGTGGCAATCGCACGCTCGATGCGTCGCATGCGTTCTACCTCGGTTACGAGATGGCCAAGGCCGTGACCGCGCTAACGTTGGGAAAAGACTATCGGCAGGACGAGGCGCTCGAGTGGGGATTCTTGACGCGCGCGGAGCAAAGCCACCGCGCGCGGGCAAGGAATAAGACAGATGAGCCGTCGTCGCACTCCAGCGAGGACAGCGCGAGCGAGGATGTCTGA
- a CDS encoding TIGR03790 family protein translates to MHCRRATRWNLLCLLCTLVALSLGIRPARAGGGPENVFVVVNPHSWASQTIANYFIFLRAIPPSNVMMLPWEGQLDEPISVDLFRDQILEPILTEIDKRGLAQQIDCIAYSSDFPYEVDTSPDLRNSTVPEHLLPGASLTGLTYLSQLVAAKQPYYLMLDVNRYAVLPPKTDPTPPSQAFSSQTAFPAASNARAKQPLQYKLSTMLAVTSGRGTSISQATNDLLRGYYADGTHPQGTIYFVRNNDPRSTTRSPRFQAAMDDLRKLGVKTEAINGTLPIRKNDVMGLTTGAATFDWSASGSTILPGAICDNFTSTGGRLRENGTQTSMAEFLRYGASGSCGTVMEPRTIEAKIPLATVHVHYARGCSLAESFYQSIGGPYQLLIVGDPLCRPWANLAQVGVTGLQVNEQVKGTIELTPAARPSARKGDVPADKEETPQEYAVERFELFVDGKRVAQCQPGEKLTWDTTATSDGYHEVRIVCIEAGAIATQSRCGIPCYVANQGLACEIKSSATKSVPHGDKVTLEAHSPGASQIDLYHAGGLLGNVPGENASLEIDTAQFGLGPMHVWAVAQHAGSPPPGIASAPLRLDIEAPATLPAISVPAEARFAAGVLLTREGARPAVVKDTLDPNWLAAQGLKAQEQFKLDGYCDVPADDLYQLQAGFVGKLKITLDEQVVLDTSTDHASPLQMIPLKLAKGLHHLVVEGECGATVRLEIRFGNVGTWRIGERMFTHLPSTPATGS, encoded by the coding sequence ATGCATTGTCGCCGCGCGACTCGCTGGAACTTGCTCTGTCTGCTCTGCACGCTCGTCGCCCTCTCGCTGGGGATCCGACCCGCCCGAGCAGGGGGCGGCCCCGAGAATGTCTTCGTCGTCGTGAACCCCCACAGTTGGGCTTCGCAAACGATCGCCAACTACTTCATCTTCCTCCGGGCGATCCCCCCCTCGAACGTGATGATGCTTCCCTGGGAGGGGCAGCTCGACGAACCGATCAGTGTCGACCTGTTTCGCGACCAGATCCTCGAACCGATCCTGACCGAAATCGACAAGCGCGGACTGGCGCAGCAGATCGACTGTATCGCCTATTCGAGCGATTTCCCCTACGAGGTCGACACCAGCCCCGATCTGCGTAACTCCACGGTACCAGAACATCTGCTGCCGGGCGCTTCGCTGACCGGCCTGACCTACTTGTCACAGCTCGTGGCGGCCAAGCAGCCTTACTATCTGATGCTCGACGTGAATCGCTACGCGGTCCTGCCCCCCAAGACCGATCCGACGCCCCCGTCACAGGCCTTTAGTTCCCAAACGGCGTTTCCGGCGGCGAGCAATGCGCGCGCCAAACAACCGCTGCAGTACAAGCTGTCGACGATGCTGGCGGTCACCAGCGGCCGGGGCACTTCGATCAGCCAGGCGACGAACGATCTCCTGCGTGGCTACTACGCCGACGGGACCCATCCCCAGGGGACGATCTACTTCGTGCGCAACAACGATCCCCGCTCGACGACTCGTTCTCCTCGTTTTCAGGCGGCGATGGACGACCTGCGCAAACTGGGCGTCAAGACCGAAGCGATCAACGGCACATTGCCGATCCGGAAGAACGACGTGATGGGCCTGACCACCGGCGCCGCCACCTTCGACTGGAGCGCCAGCGGGAGCACGATTCTGCCCGGGGCGATCTGCGACAACTTTACGAGCACCGGCGGCCGGCTGCGCGAGAATGGCACGCAAACCTCGATGGCCGAGTTCCTGCGCTATGGCGCCAGCGGAAGCTGCGGCACCGTGATGGAACCGCGGACGATCGAGGCCAAGATTCCTCTCGCGACCGTCCACGTACACTACGCGCGTGGCTGCTCGCTGGCCGAATCGTTCTATCAGTCGATCGGCGGACCGTATCAACTCTTGATCGTCGGCGACCCGCTCTGCCGCCCCTGGGCGAACCTGGCTCAGGTGGGCGTGACCGGTTTGCAAGTCAACGAACAAGTGAAGGGGACCATCGAGCTGACGCCGGCCGCCCGGCCCTCTGCTCGCAAAGGCGATGTCCCGGCCGACAAAGAGGAGACGCCGCAGGAATACGCCGTCGAACGCTTCGAGTTGTTCGTCGATGGCAAGCGTGTGGCTCAATGCCAACCGGGCGAGAAGCTCACTTGGGATACCACGGCCACGAGCGATGGCTATCACGAAGTCCGCATCGTGTGCATCGAGGCGGGGGCCATCGCGACGCAATCGCGCTGCGGCATCCCCTGCTACGTCGCCAATCAGGGTCTCGCCTGCGAGATCAAATCCTCGGCCACGAAGTCTGTCCCCCACGGAGACAAAGTCACCCTCGAGGCGCACTCCCCGGGCGCTTCGCAGATCGATCTCTATCACGCCGGTGGGCTGCTGGGCAATGTGCCGGGCGAGAATGCCTCGCTCGAAATCGACACCGCACAGTTCGGACTCGGTCCCATGCACGTCTGGGCGGTCGCCCAACACGCCGGCAGTCCACCACCCGGCATCGCGTCCGCCCCCTTGCGACTCGATATTGAAGCTCCGGCCACGCTGCCGGCGATCTCGGTGCCCGCCGAGGCGCGCTTCGCCGCGGGAGTCTTACTGACGCGCGAGGGAGCGAGGCCTGCCGTCGTGAAAGATACGCTCGACCCCAATTGGCTAGCGGCGCAGGGATTGAAGGCGCAGGAACAGTTCAAGCTCGACGGGTACTGCGACGTTCCGGCCGACGATCTCTATCAATTGCAGGCTGGCTTCGTGGGCAAGCTGAAGATCACGCTCGACGAGCAGGTCGTGCTCGATACCTCGACCGATCATGCCTCCCCCCTGCAGATGATCCCCCTCAAGCTGGCCAAGGGGCTGCACCATCTCGTGGTCGAAGGAGAGTGCGGCGCCACGGTGCGGTTGGAGATTCGTTTCGGCAACGTCGGCACGTGGCGCATCGGCGAGCGCATGTTCACGCATCTGCCATCGACGCCCGCGACAGGTAGCTAA
- the tadA gene encoding tRNA adenosine(34) deaminase TadA codes for MQLAYREAICAFDEDEVPVGAVVVHHDRIIAAAHNQREQLRDPTAHAEMIAITQAAEARGGWRLDDCLLYVTLEPCPMCAGAIIQSRIPWVIYGARDPKAGAVESLYKLLADPRLNHTCQTVGGVLAAECGEILTRFFRQQRSLGKK; via the coding sequence ATGCAACTGGCGTATCGCGAGGCTATCTGCGCCTTCGACGAAGATGAAGTGCCGGTCGGCGCCGTGGTCGTACACCACGATCGGATAATCGCCGCCGCGCATAACCAGCGCGAGCAACTCCGCGATCCGACGGCCCACGCCGAGATGATCGCCATCACCCAGGCGGCCGAGGCCCGCGGCGGCTGGCGGCTCGACGATTGCCTGCTCTACGTGACCCTCGAGCCGTGCCCCATGTGCGCGGGCGCCATCATCCAGTCGCGCATTCCCTGGGTGATCTACGGCGCACGCGATCCCAAGGCAGGGGCCGTCGAATCGCTGTACAAACTGCTAGCAGATCCGAGATTGAATCACACCTGCCAGACAGTGGGGGGCGTGCTAGCAGCCGAATGCGGCGAGATTCTGACGCGGTTTTTCCGTCAGCAGCGCAGCCTGGGCAAGAAGTAG
- a CDS encoding anthranilate synthase component I family protein, whose amino-acid sequence MVTPLQSSAQTLPLVEQLLPVPDTESLFRRLWSLPHCVFFDSARRENELGRYSFLAADPFEFLVARVDERGALERLAERLRRHVSVTVPGLPPFQGGAAGLFSYDLGRQLERIPSPQFDEFEVPCLAVGLYDVVVACDHAENRAWIISQGWPETGPARRERRARNRLAQMRAWLTTGEDCPPHTIEHRAGTLPIEALAPQYAVGGMPGLASNFSREGYLDAVARAIEYIRAGDIFQVNLAQRLLYPAGDHAAELYLRLRRRNPATFAAYFDLGETQIASASPERFLRVCDGQVEARPIKGTRRRSSSPEADLFTADELRASDKDRAENVMIVDLLRNDLSRVCRPESVRVSELCRLELYEFVQHLVSVVEGTLLPGRTALDLLRAAFPGGSITGAPKVRAMEIIAELERVARGPYCGALGYLGFDGTFDANILIRTVTASRGWWQLPVGGGIVAPSVPEREYAETWDKAEGMLRALV is encoded by the coding sequence ATGGTCACGCCGCTGCAATCCTCGGCACAGACTCTGCCATTGGTCGAGCAACTTCTGCCCGTGCCGGATACCGAGTCGCTGTTTCGCCGGCTCTGGTCGCTGCCGCACTGCGTTTTTTTCGATAGCGCGCGGCGCGAGAACGAGCTGGGGCGCTACTCGTTCCTGGCGGCCGATCCGTTCGAGTTTCTTGTCGCTCGCGTGGACGAACGAGGGGCGCTCGAGCGGCTGGCGGAACGCCTGCGGCGGCATGTCTCTGTCACGGTGCCGGGGCTGCCGCCGTTTCAAGGGGGTGCCGCTGGGCTGTTCAGCTACGACCTGGGGAGGCAACTCGAGCGTATTCCCTCGCCCCAGTTCGACGAGTTCGAGGTGCCCTGCCTGGCCGTTGGGCTCTACGACGTCGTCGTGGCCTGCGATCATGCCGAGAACCGCGCGTGGATCATCTCGCAGGGCTGGCCCGAGACTGGGCCCGCGCGGCGCGAGCGCCGAGCCCGCAATCGGTTGGCTCAAATGCGGGCATGGTTGACGACCGGCGAAGACTGTCCGCCCCATACGATCGAGCATCGTGCTGGGACGCTGCCGATCGAGGCGCTCGCTCCGCAATACGCCGTGGGCGGGATGCCGGGGCTCGCCAGCAATTTCTCGCGCGAGGGATACCTCGACGCCGTCGCCCGGGCAATCGAGTACATTCGCGCGGGGGACATCTTTCAGGTCAACCTGGCGCAGCGTCTGTTGTATCCTGCGGGCGACCACGCCGCGGAGTTGTACCTGAGATTGCGCCGCCGCAACCCGGCGACGTTCGCCGCCTATTTCGATCTGGGCGAGACGCAAATCGCCAGCGCCTCGCCCGAACGCTTCCTCCGCGTCTGCGATGGTCAGGTCGAGGCACGGCCGATCAAAGGGACGCGCCGACGATCAAGCTCGCCGGAGGCCGATCTCTTCACGGCCGACGAATTGCGGGCCAGCGACAAGGATCGCGCCGAGAACGTGATGATCGTCGATCTGTTGCGGAACGATCTGTCGCGGGTCTGTCGGCCGGAGAGCGTGCGCGTCTCGGAGCTATGTCGACTCGAACTGTATGAGTTCGTGCAGCACCTGGTTTCCGTCGTTGAGGGAACATTGTTGCCGGGCCGGACGGCGCTCGATCTGTTGCGTGCGGCCTTTCCGGGGGGATCGATCACCGGCGCTCCGAAGGTGCGCGCGATGGAAATCATCGCCGAGCTGGAACGCGTTGCGCGAGGGCCCTACTGCGGCGCCTTGGGATATCTCGGCTTCGACGGCACGTTCGACGCGAACATTCTCATTCGCACCGTGACGGCCTCGCGCGGTTGGTGGCAACTGCCCGTCGGGGGCGGAATCGTCGCTCCATCGGTGCCCGAACGCGAGTATGCGGAGACCTGGGACAAGGCCGAGGGGATGTTACGGGCCCTGGTCTGA